In Aristaeella hokkaidonensis, the following are encoded in one genomic region:
- a CDS encoding sugar phosphate isomerase/epimerase family protein, producing MRLGGTVCCDHPAEWEDKLVQSGFRAITAPFNCETPREETERLLRIVEKHDAAIAEVGVWRNPFDPVTGPASLDYAVHQLQLADEFSIPCCVNIAGTESPFGWDAADPGNFSEAMYRRLVSSIREIIDRANPKKAFYCLEPMPWMIPDSPEVYLQLMQDVDRKQFAVHMDFVNMINCPRRFLDAESFIEECFSKLGPYIKSTHLKDSRMDPMQLTTVLNECSPGEGSLDFVRVLKIIDRYLPADAPVLLEHMTTFEEYRRAYDYVAGKAAEAGVCI from the coding sequence ATGCGTTTAGGCGGAACAGTCTGCTGCGATCATCCGGCGGAATGGGAGGACAAACTGGTTCAGTCCGGTTTCCGGGCCATCACCGCACCCTTCAACTGCGAAACGCCCCGGGAGGAAACCGAACGGCTCCTCCGCATCGTCGAAAAGCACGACGCAGCCATTGCGGAGGTAGGCGTCTGGCGGAATCCTTTTGATCCGGTCACCGGCCCGGCCAGCCTGGACTACGCCGTCCACCAGCTTCAGCTGGCAGACGAATTCTCCATTCCCTGCTGCGTCAACATCGCCGGTACGGAAAGTCCCTTCGGCTGGGATGCCGCGGATCCCGGCAACTTTTCGGAAGCCATGTACCGGAGGCTGGTTTCCTCCATCCGGGAAATCATCGACCGGGCCAACCCTAAAAAGGCCTTCTACTGCCTGGAGCCCATGCCGTGGATGATTCCCGACAGCCCGGAGGTTTACCTGCAGCTGATGCAGGACGTGGACCGGAAGCAGTTTGCGGTTCACATGGATTTTGTGAACATGATCAACTGCCCGCGGCGGTTCCTGGACGCAGAAAGCTTCATTGAAGAATGCTTCAGCAAGCTGGGGCCGTATATCAAAAGCACCCACCTGAAGGATTCCCGGATGGATCCGATGCAGCTGACCACCGTACTGAATGAATGCTCTCCCGGCGAGGGCTCCCTGGACTTTGTCCGGGTGCTGAAAATCATTGACCGGTACCTGCCCGCGGACGCTCCCGTCCTGCTGGAGCACATGACCACCTTTGAGGAATACCGCCGGGCCTATGACTATGTGGCCGGAAAAGCGGCGGAAGCCGGCGTCTGCATATAA
- a CDS encoding GH1 family beta-glucosidase, with protein sequence MSFPKNFLWGTATASFQIEGAWDEDGKTPSIWDEFCEQPGAISDHSNGKTACDHYHRFREDVALMAEYGIKNYRFSVSWPRILPEGTGKVNEAGVAFYNALIDCLLEYGIRPWMTIYHWDLPACLERKGGWVSEQMPEWFAEYTGVLADRFGDRVKDFFTINEPQCIIGLGYMTGGFAPGLKLGLKEQVTACHNLMKSHGRACQVLREKVKDVRIGYAPCGASVIPKDEQNPADVEAARKAYFAVEKDSPSFSVAWFSDPVILGTYPEDGLKLYGQYLPEGWQEDMKVICQPLDFYAQNIYEGREVRAAENEDGWETVPYPAGYPRTACGWPVTPRALYWGPRYLWERYHVPFLISENGMSSHDCVMLDGKVHDPHRIDYLHRYIREYRRAGEDGVDIRGYFCWSLMDNFEWARGYSERFGLVYVDYPTGKRIPKDSLAWYAETIRTNGENL encoded by the coding sequence ATGAGCTTTCCGAAGAATTTTCTCTGGGGCACCGCGACTGCCTCTTTTCAGATCGAAGGCGCATGGGATGAAGACGGAAAAACCCCGAGTATCTGGGACGAGTTCTGCGAACAGCCCGGTGCGATCAGCGATCATTCCAACGGCAAAACAGCCTGCGATCATTATCATCGGTTCAGGGAAGATGTAGCCCTGATGGCGGAATACGGCATTAAAAACTATCGTTTCTCCGTTTCCTGGCCGCGGATCCTGCCGGAAGGAACCGGCAAAGTGAACGAGGCGGGCGTCGCATTTTATAATGCCCTGATTGACTGCCTGCTGGAGTATGGGATCCGTCCCTGGATGACGATCTATCATTGGGATCTCCCTGCCTGTCTGGAACGGAAGGGCGGCTGGGTGAGCGAACAGATGCCGGAGTGGTTTGCGGAATACACCGGCGTGCTGGCGGATCGCTTCGGCGACCGGGTGAAGGATTTCTTCACGATTAATGAGCCCCAGTGCATTATCGGTCTGGGTTATATGACCGGCGGGTTCGCACCGGGCCTGAAGCTGGGTCTGAAGGAACAGGTGACTGCCTGCCATAATCTGATGAAGAGCCATGGACGGGCCTGCCAGGTGCTGCGGGAAAAAGTGAAGGATGTCCGCATCGGCTATGCGCCCTGCGGTGCCTCAGTGATTCCGAAGGATGAACAGAATCCCGCGGATGTGGAAGCGGCACGGAAGGCGTATTTTGCGGTGGAAAAGGACAGCCCCTCTTTCTCTGTAGCCTGGTTCAGTGATCCCGTGATCCTCGGAACCTATCCGGAGGACGGCCTGAAACTGTATGGACAGTACCTGCCGGAAGGCTGGCAGGAGGATATGAAGGTGATCTGCCAGCCGCTGGACTTCTATGCCCAGAATATCTATGAGGGCCGGGAAGTCCGTGCGGCTGAAAACGAGGATGGATGGGAAACCGTGCCTTATCCGGCAGGATATCCCAGGACTGCATGCGGCTGGCCTGTCACCCCCCGGGCCCTGTACTGGGGACCGCGTTACCTGTGGGAACGGTACCATGTGCCTTTCCTGATCAGTGAGAATGGAATGTCCAGTCATGACTGTGTGATGCTGGACGGCAAGGTGCATGACCCGCACCGGATCGATTATCTCCACCGCTATATCCGGGAATACCGGAGAGCAGGAGAAGACGGCGTGGATATCCGGGGATATTTCTGCTGGAGCCTGATGGACAACTTTGAGTGGGCTAGGGGCTATTCCGAACGCTTCGGCCTGGTGTATGTGGATTATCCTACCGGCAAACGCATTCCCAAGGACAGTCTCGCCTGGTATGCGGAAACAATCCGTACCAACGGCGAAAACCTGTAA
- a CDS encoding glycoside hydrolase family 13 protein: protein MNNEKRVWWKEAVVYQIYPRSFADSNGDGIGDLNGITTHLDYLKNLGIDVIWVSPVYASPNHDNGYDISDYRAIMKEFGTMEDFDRMLEGIHARGMKLVMDLVANHSSDEHAWFVESRKGKDNPYRDYYIWQDGKNGGPPNNWGSCFSGSAWEKDEASGQYYLHLFTKEQPDLNWANPKVREGVFDMMRWWCDKGVDGWRMDVISMIGKENFEDGPVAPGALYGSFEPSCQHTETTHRYLREMRREVLDKYNLLTVGEAGGTVEGAIRYANEDGSELDMIFSFEHNDGLNDGTELGKWSDHGAPLKDVRAAFNRWQTGLQGRAWNTVYLGNHDQPRQVSRYGNDSELFRAVSAKMLATMIHMMRGTPYVYQGEELGMTNAYFTRLDQYEDVEVHNAWHQWVESGLVDGQDMMRWFARIARDNARTPMQWNAEKHAGFTTGTPWLPVTGNYPIINAEREVNDPDSVYHYYRKLIELRHQYPVIVYGEFVPMLEEDPEVYAYARVLDDVRLTVLLNWTERTVSCPLAEELSGHELISNYPTHQAGKLQPYEARVILSKG, encoded by the coding sequence ATGAACAATGAAAAACGCGTCTGGTGGAAGGAAGCGGTGGTCTATCAGATCTATCCCCGGAGCTTTGCGGATTCCAACGGCGACGGAATCGGCGACCTGAACGGAATCACGACGCACCTGGACTACCTGAAGAACCTGGGGATTGATGTCATCTGGGTTTCCCCGGTATACGCTTCCCCGAACCATGACAACGGGTATGATATTTCCGACTACCGGGCCATCATGAAGGAATTCGGCACGATGGAGGATTTCGACCGGATGCTGGAAGGAATCCACGCGCGGGGCATGAAGCTGGTGATGGATCTGGTGGCCAACCATTCCTCGGACGAGCATGCCTGGTTTGTGGAAAGCCGGAAGGGAAAGGACAATCCCTACCGGGACTACTACATCTGGCAGGACGGGAAAAACGGCGGACCGCCCAACAACTGGGGATCCTGTTTTTCCGGATCGGCCTGGGAAAAGGATGAGGCCAGCGGCCAGTATTACCTGCACCTGTTCACAAAGGAGCAGCCGGATCTGAACTGGGCCAATCCCAAGGTCCGGGAAGGCGTTTTTGACATGATGCGCTGGTGGTGCGACAAGGGCGTGGACGGCTGGCGCATGGACGTGATCAGCATGATCGGCAAGGAAAACTTCGAGGACGGTCCGGTAGCGCCCGGTGCGCTGTACGGCAGCTTTGAACCTTCCTGCCAGCATACGGAAACCACCCACCGCTATCTGCGGGAAATGCGCCGGGAGGTGCTGGACAAGTATAACCTGCTGACGGTCGGTGAGGCCGGTGGAACTGTTGAAGGCGCAATCCGGTATGCCAATGAGGACGGCTCCGAGCTGGACATGATCTTCTCCTTTGAGCATAATGACGGACTGAACGACGGCACGGAACTGGGTAAGTGGAGCGATCACGGTGCTCCGCTGAAGGACGTCAGGGCGGCTTTCAATCGCTGGCAGACCGGCCTGCAGGGCAGGGCCTGGAATACCGTGTACCTGGGGAACCATGACCAGCCCCGGCAGGTCAGCCGGTATGGCAATGACAGCGAGCTTTTCCGGGCGGTCAGCGCCAAGATGCTGGCCACCATGATCCATATGATGCGCGGCACGCCCTATGTATATCAGGGAGAGGAACTGGGCATGACCAACGCCTATTTCACCCGCCTGGATCAGTATGAGGACGTGGAGGTCCATAACGCCTGGCATCAGTGGGTGGAATCCGGCCTGGTGGACGGACAGGACATGATGCGCTGGTTCGCCCGGATTGCCCGGGATAACGCCCGGACGCCCATGCAGTGGAACGCGGAGAAGCATGCGGGCTTCACGACCGGTACGCCCTGGCTGCCCGTGACCGGCAACTATCCGATCATCAACGCCGAGCGGGAGGTCAACGATCCGGACAGCGTGTACCATTATTACCGGAAGCTCATTGAACTGCGGCACCAGTATCCGGTGATTGTGTACGGGGAATTTGTGCCCATGCTGGAAGAGGATCCGGAAGTATATGCCTATGCGCGCGTGCTGGACGATGTCCGGCTGACGGTACTGCTGAACTGGACTGAGCGGACGGTTTCCTGTCCGCTGGCGGAGGAACTGTCCGGCCATGAACTGATTTCAAATTATCCGACGCATCAGGCAGGGAAACTTCAGCCCTATGAAGCACGGGTGATCCTGAGCAAAGGATAA
- a CDS encoding carbohydrate ABC transporter permease has protein sequence MAKQAAAPIERMAGYKPHNGRRIALEIVTLILFILFMMPFVIVVFNSMRTNQDIINAPVGVPTDVAQLGRNVAEIWNNPNFNFLSALRDSVIITVISLAVISIFSSMAAWVLVRNKTKWSNLLFMSYVAAMVIPFQVVMFPLLTWFKSVGDFLGIPMLRSYQGIIFAYLGFGEAMSIFIFHGFIKGVPLELEEAADIDGCSRAGTFFRIVLPLLQPVFVTVLVLNGLWIWNDYLLPLLVLGASGNIRTIPLAVQGFNGAYVKQWHLIMTSTLLAMLPIVILYLFAQKYIVQGMVDGSIK, from the coding sequence ATGGCAAAGCAGGCTGCTGCCCCCATCGAGAGGATGGCGGGTTATAAACCCCACAACGGCCGCAGGATCGCGCTTGAAATTGTGACCCTGATCCTCTTTATCCTCTTCATGATGCCCTTCGTCATCGTGGTGTTCAACTCCATGCGGACGAACCAGGACATTATCAACGCGCCGGTTGGCGTTCCGACGGATGTTGCCCAGCTTGGACGGAACGTCGCGGAGATCTGGAACAACCCGAACTTCAACTTCCTGTCCGCCCTGCGGGATTCTGTGATCATCACAGTGATTTCCCTCGCGGTGATCTCCATTTTCTCCTCCATGGCGGCATGGGTGCTGGTACGGAACAAGACCAAGTGGTCCAACCTGCTCTTCATGAGCTATGTGGCGGCCATGGTAATCCCGTTCCAGGTGGTTATGTTCCCCCTGCTGACCTGGTTCAAGAGCGTGGGCGATTTCCTGGGTATTCCGATGCTCCGCTCCTATCAGGGTATCATCTTCGCCTACCTGGGATTCGGTGAAGCCATGTCGATCTTCATCTTCCACGGTTTCATCAAGGGTGTGCCGCTGGAACTGGAAGAGGCGGCCGACATCGACGGCTGCTCCCGGGCGGGAACCTTCTTCCGGATCGTGCTTCCGCTGCTCCAGCCTGTGTTCGTGACCGTGCTGGTGCTCAACGGCCTGTGGATCTGGAACGACTACCTGCTGCCGCTGCTGGTGCTGGGTGCCAGCGGCAATATCCGGACCATCCCCCTGGCGGTACAGGGATTCAACGGCGCCTACGTGAAACAGTGGCACCTGATCATGACGTCGACGCTGCTGGCCATGCTGCCGATCGTGATCCTGTACCTCTTCGCCCAGAAGTATATTGTGCAGGGCATGGTGGACGGCTCCATCAAGTAA
- a CDS encoding carbohydrate ABC transporter permease, with protein MTSRQKRKLTEFLFLLPTLIAFLMVIIIPFIFGIYYSFTDWQGTGAVNRVVGFENYKAIFQEPGFLHSFLVTLLFTVLNIITVNVVAFLISLLVTSEIRGRNIYRAGFFVPNLIGGIVLGLVWQFIFSNILPSVGQSLGLPTLSKSLISNKDTVMITLVTVNTWQYAGYIMLIYVASIQGISKSVMEAAEVDGARYWTRVRKIQIPLMANAFTISLFLTLTNSFKMYDVNVALTNGGPVSIFMMKPVQASELLALNIYNTAFKYNNMAQGQAKAVIFFIVLTIFSVIQVTWNKSKEVEA; from the coding sequence ATGACCAGCAGACAAAAGCGGAAGCTGACAGAATTCCTGTTCCTGCTTCCCACGCTGATCGCCTTTCTGATGGTGATCATCATTCCCTTCATTTTCGGTATCTACTATTCCTTTACCGACTGGCAGGGCACCGGCGCGGTGAACCGGGTTGTCGGATTTGAAAACTATAAGGCGATTTTCCAGGAGCCCGGTTTCCTGCATTCCTTCCTGGTAACGCTGCTCTTCACGGTGCTGAATATCATCACGGTGAACGTGGTCGCGTTCCTTATCTCCCTGTTGGTGACAAGTGAGATCCGGGGACGGAATATTTACCGGGCGGGCTTCTTTGTGCCGAACCTGATCGGCGGTATCGTGCTTGGTCTGGTATGGCAGTTCATTTTCTCCAACATCCTTCCCTCTGTCGGACAGTCCCTCGGCCTGCCGACGCTGAGCAAATCACTGATATCCAATAAGGATACGGTGATGATCACCCTGGTCACGGTAAATACCTGGCAGTATGCCGGTTATATCATGCTGATCTATGTGGCATCCATCCAGGGAATCTCCAAGTCGGTGATGGAAGCGGCGGAAGTGGACGGCGCGCGCTACTGGACGCGGGTGAGGAAGATCCAGATTCCGCTGATGGCGAACGCGTTCACCATCTCCCTGTTCCTGACCCTGACCAATTCCTTCAAGATGTACGACGTGAACGTGGCCCTGACAAACGGCGGCCCGGTATCCATCTTTATGATGAAACCGGTGCAGGCCTCCGAGCTGCTGGCGCTGAACATCTACAACACGGCGTTCAAGTATAACAATATGGCGCAGGGCCAGGCCAAGGCTGTGATCTTCTTCATTGTGCTGACGATCTTCTCTGTAATCCAGGTCACCTGGAACAAGAGCAAGGAGGTGGAGGCATAA
- a CDS encoding ABC transporter substrate-binding protein — MKKLIAIVLTLALMMTAVSALADIVIVQNKVEITSQMEDFAKLYEEKTGVPVKVITGGGSSDYNTVLKAEMQSGREPDIFVIEGPSSYELWKDKIADQTGAEWTQYTAAAYMVDGKAVGFPVAVEGYGLAYNKSILDKAGIDPATLTTYDAYAAAFEKLDSMKAELGLDMVVSMVAGTTTGMTWVTGLHNFNVYLTVGNERNDTTYIDQVLEGKVDEERFHQYCQYVALIFKYSDPDMLLNGTQDSQLAAFANGKAAFYHQGNWMDPSLVALNPDFEIAYAPHAFLHEETDGILVNPPSWYVINENGNKDEALAYLNFLATSEEGADYMVNKAAMVPAFTNVTLAPSAPLSKSVMEWNAAGKTYDWQQYKLPDGFGMGTLGQIYELLASGGIDVDTFEIMMKDAIAGIAK; from the coding sequence ATGAAGAAACTTATTGCTATCGTGCTGACACTGGCACTGATGATGACTGCCGTTTCTGCGCTGGCCGATATCGTAATCGTCCAGAACAAGGTGGAAATCACCTCCCAGATGGAAGACTTTGCCAAGCTGTATGAAGAGAAAACCGGCGTTCCGGTGAAGGTTATCACCGGCGGCGGATCCTCCGACTACAACACCGTGCTGAAGGCTGAAATGCAGTCCGGCCGGGAGCCTGACATCTTCGTCATCGAAGGCCCCAGCAGCTATGAGCTGTGGAAGGACAAGATCGCGGATCAGACCGGTGCGGAATGGACCCAGTACACCGCTGCCGCCTACATGGTGGACGGCAAGGCTGTGGGCTTCCCGGTGGCTGTTGAAGGCTACGGACTGGCTTACAACAAGAGCATCCTGGACAAGGCCGGCATCGATCCCGCTACCCTGACCACCTATGATGCCTATGCTGCCGCCTTTGAGAAGCTGGACAGCATGAAGGCTGAACTGGGTCTGGACATGGTCGTTTCCATGGTGGCCGGCACCACCACCGGCATGACCTGGGTAACCGGCCTGCACAACTTCAACGTCTACCTGACCGTGGGCAATGAACGGAATGACACCACCTACATCGACCAGGTACTGGAAGGCAAGGTGGATGAGGAACGGTTCCATCAGTATTGCCAGTATGTGGCGCTGATCTTCAAGTACAGCGATCCCGACATGCTGCTGAACGGCACCCAGGACAGCCAGCTGGCCGCTTTCGCCAACGGCAAGGCTGCCTTCTATCATCAGGGCAACTGGATGGATCCGTCCCTGGTAGCGCTGAACCCCGATTTCGAAATTGCCTACGCGCCTCACGCTTTCCTGCATGAGGAAACCGACGGCATCCTGGTCAATCCGCCTTCCTGGTACGTGATCAACGAGAACGGAAACAAGGATGAAGCCCTGGCTTACCTGAACTTCCTGGCCACCTCTGAAGAGGGTGCTGACTACATGGTGAACAAAGCGGCCATGGTGCCTGCCTTCACCAATGTCACCCTGGCTCCCTCCGCTCCGCTGTCCAAGTCCGTCATGGAATGGAATGCGGCCGGCAAGACCTATGACTGGCAGCAGTACAAACTGCCCGACGGCTTCGGCATGGGCACCCTGGGCCAGATCTACGAGCTGCTGGCTTCCGGCGGAATCGACGTGGATACCTTCGAAATCATGATGAAGGACGCGATCGCGGGCATCGCCAAGTAA
- a CDS encoding carbohydrate ABC transporter permease, protein MKSATKIAFAVLMVITLLAMFLPIAQFQENTAGALSGDIEKQQGKVDSAQTQLQRWIDGGKKSEADIEKQRKKVQKEQDKLDALLAQQAEASSAGGESLGYSFLPGQLPAELEIDQSVINQYKLYDTNFPAYYTCVWVAFAMIAIALILVMLTGNKPVSKLYTFASFAHLIGIILIIYNLLRLGAFPIKLPYANAEISGLVAALLVACPIVAFAMHISSVHNSKRSMIYVFCTVLSLLAIVPFWMMIVNATRSSQDIQRSVSLIPGSFAGSNWQVLTSKNWNVATGFRNSAIIAFGSTLLSVYFSAMTAYGFKVYQFKGNKFLYAVVMAIIMIPGQVTGTGFFMFMYQIGMTNNLLALIIPSIAAAATVFFFRQYLEANFQISLVEAARIDGCGEFRIFNTIVLPIMVPAMATMGIMAMIGAWNNYLTPLMLLSDSSLKTLPMMVQELRGDIYRTEYGSIYLGLTLTAAPLLIVYFAFSKYIIAGVALGGVKE, encoded by the coding sequence ATGAAATCCGCTACGAAAATTGCATTTGCGGTTCTGATGGTCATTACCCTCCTGGCGATGTTCCTGCCGATTGCCCAGTTCCAGGAAAACACTGCCGGCGCACTGTCGGGCGATATCGAGAAGCAGCAGGGCAAGGTGGACAGCGCCCAGACCCAGCTGCAGCGCTGGATTGACGGCGGCAAAAAGAGTGAAGCAGACATTGAAAAGCAGCGCAAGAAAGTCCAGAAGGAACAGGATAAGCTGGACGCGCTGCTTGCGCAGCAGGCGGAAGCCAGCAGCGCCGGCGGAGAAAGCCTGGGCTATTCTTTCCTGCCCGGACAGCTGCCTGCCGAACTGGAAATTGACCAGAGCGTGATCAATCAGTATAAGCTGTATGATACCAACTTCCCGGCGTATTACACATGCGTCTGGGTAGCGTTCGCCATGATCGCGATTGCGCTGATCCTGGTGATGCTGACAGGAAACAAACCGGTCAGCAAACTCTACACCTTCGCGAGCTTTGCCCATCTGATCGGTATCATCCTGATCATCTATAACCTGCTCCGGCTGGGCGCTTTTCCGATCAAGCTTCCTTATGCCAACGCGGAGATCAGCGGCCTCGTTGCCGCCCTGCTCGTGGCTTGCCCGATCGTGGCGTTTGCGATGCATATTTCCTCCGTCCATAACAGCAAACGGAGCATGATCTACGTGTTCTGCACGGTGCTGAGCCTGCTGGCGATTGTTCCCTTCTGGATGATGATCGTGAATGCGACCCGCTCCAGCCAGGATATTCAGCGGAGTGTCAGCCTGATTCCCGGCAGCTTCGCGGGAAGCAACTGGCAGGTGCTGACCAGTAAAAACTGGAACGTGGCCACCGGTTTCCGGAACAGTGCGATCATCGCCTTCGGTTCCACCCTTCTTTCCGTATACTTCTCCGCCATGACGGCATACGGATTTAAGGTTTATCAGTTCAAGGGCAACAAGTTCCTGTATGCTGTGGTTATGGCCATCATCATGATCCCCGGACAGGTTACCGGTACCGGTTTCTTCATGTTCATGTATCAGATCGGCATGACCAACAACCTGCTTGCCCTGATCATTCCGTCCATCGCTGCGGCAGCTACCGTATTCTTCTTCCGGCAGTACCTGGAAGCCAACTTCCAGATCTCCCTGGTGGAGGCGGCCCGTATCGACGGCTGCGGCGAGTTCCGGATCTTCAACACGATCGTGCTTCCGATCATGGTTCCGGCTATGGCAACCATGGGTATCATGGCTATGATCGGTGCCTGGAACAACTACCTGACGCCTTTGATGCTGCTGTCCGATTCCAGCCTGAAGACCCTGCCTATGATGGTGCAGGAACTGCGCGGCGATATCTACCGTACAGAATACGGCTCCATCTACCTGGGCCTGACCCTGACGGCGGCTCCGCTGTTGATCGTGTACTTCGCCTTCAGCAAGTACATCATCGCGGGCGTTGCGCTGGGCGGCGTCAAGGAGTAA
- a CDS encoding carbohydrate ABC transporter permease, whose translation MQAQPAVKKKIKSVSYSHWGYFFIAPFFIVFLIFQLYPIFFTFRTSLTDAMGWEKILNNNIIGFNNFKQLFDSNSLVFGKFWGSLGNTMIMWFFNFVPQLGFALILASWFTDSRLHLKGQGFFKTTIFMPNIITAATIGMLFMSLFAFPVAPINTFLQTSGIVNMPVNYFRSVEWSRGLISFIQWWMWTGNTMIIMIAGISGINPSLFEAALVDGCSSRQTFWKITLPLIKPILVYNLTTSLVGGLTMFDVPHMMTQGDPNETTNTVARFIYTQGFTGSHNFNMASAASIVLFGIIIIGSLIIRYVLNDHEPKPGKAARKGAIK comes from the coding sequence ATGCAGGCTCAACCGGCGGTTAAGAAAAAGATCAAATCCGTCAGCTACAGCCACTGGGGCTATTTCTTTATAGCGCCTTTCTTCATCGTATTCCTGATTTTCCAGCTGTACCCGATTTTCTTCACGTTCAGGACGTCCCTGACGGACGCTATGGGATGGGAAAAAATCCTGAACAACAATATCATCGGCTTTAACAACTTCAAACAGCTGTTTGATTCAAACAGCCTGGTTTTCGGAAAATTCTGGGGTTCATTGGGGAATACCATGATCATGTGGTTCTTCAACTTCGTTCCCCAGCTGGGCTTCGCCCTGATCCTGGCCAGCTGGTTTACTGACAGCCGGCTTCACCTGAAGGGCCAGGGTTTCTTCAAGACCACGATCTTCATGCCGAATATCATTACCGCTGCTACCATCGGTATGCTGTTCATGTCCCTGTTTGCTTTCCCGGTGGCGCCGATCAACACCTTCCTGCAGACTTCAGGCATTGTGAATATGCCCGTGAACTATTTCCGGTCTGTGGAATGGAGCCGCGGCCTGATTTCCTTCATCCAGTGGTGGATGTGGACCGGCAATACGATGATCATCATGATCGCCGGTATTTCCGGTATCAACCCCAGCCTGTTTGAAGCGGCGCTGGTGGACGGCTGCTCCAGCCGCCAGACCTTCTGGAAGATCACCCTGCCGCTGATCAAGCCCATCCTGGTCTACAACCTGACCACTTCTCTGGTCGGCGGTCTGACCATGTTCGATGTGCCGCACATGATGACCCAGGGCGACCCGAACGAGACCACCAATACCGTGGCCCGGTTCATCTACACCCAGGGTTTCACCGGATCCCATAACTTCAATATGGCCAGCGCGGCTTCCATTGTGCTGTTCGGTATTATTATCATCGGCTCCCTGATCATCCGCTATGTGCTGAATGATCATGAACCCAAGCCCGGTAAGGCTGCGAGGAAGGGGGCGATCAAATGA